Within Solea senegalensis isolate Sse05_10M unplaced genomic scaffold, IFAPA_SoseM_1 scf7180000015481, whole genome shotgun sequence, the genomic segment ACGGACAGGTAAATGAAatttaaacatccatccatccatccatccatccagcaccggtgaaaggagggagggagagatgggaGGGAGGGGGTCGCTGCGCACTCAGGGCGCAATCCGTGCGTAATTGTGGAGATTGAATGGGGAACAAAATGGttactctttgtttttgttttgttttttgtaataatactATTTTCACTAAATGAGCAACAGATGACGAGTAGTGTATTTTTTCACGAGTGCGTGAGATGTTGAGCAGGAGGTGCAGAGGAAACGAGAGCAGAGTACtttggtttttttctcctttcagaggaagaagaaaaagaagaagcagaagcttTTGTTTGTACTTGTTTCCCCTCTGAACTCGCCACGCGCGGAGCGGCTgattttgtgaatttaaaatgtagcattTGTTGGGATAACGTGAGTTAAACATGCACGGTTTTCGTTATACGATCAACAAAAGGACAGTGGGCTTTAAGCTGGAGCTCCACGCCTTTTGTTTCAGATGCTCCCTGGGTTGGAAAGTGGAGGTGGGCAGCCGGAGCAGGCAGGAGGAGCGGCGGGCTCAGAGCCACTGCTGGCCCCGAGGAACCTGGAGCTCCTGTGAGCAACAGaacctgggttttttttttttaattaaaaaagaaaaaacaggttctgcttgatgtttttaaaaaaatattaactcAAATCCTCGTTTAGATGTTTTTGATAAATGTTGTAGTGTGAACTCTGTTGTGCAGGACTAATGAGCATCTGCTGCTTTAATGAGCAGCTGCTTGCTGCTGCGGCCTCACACTGCCCCCCTGCGGTCCAGAGGTGGCACTACACTCATCCAGAGCGTGAAAGGAAATTTGGGCAGAACTGGGGTTGGGTATCGTTCACGTTTGAAtcgatactgataccgatatcctCCAGTGCTTTTCAACGACAGAGTAAATTGAGTGCACTTTATATAGAATTCATCAGATCCCAATACTGAAATGCAACACATGACGCAATTGTCCATAAACTGAGTCTGAGAGCGTCGTGGCCACATACGTCACCTCTATGAATCATTATCATATACATGAAATTGTTACAGTTCATATTACTGGTACAAACGTCAAAAAACGTGTTCAAATagtagaaaattcaaaatgtattggAACAGTTCTGAAGAACATGTAGATTAGACTTGAAAGAAAGCGTTTtgtgcactgtttttttttcaaattggcatttaatatatgtacatataatggatttatttacaatttaaaaatgaaaagtataATCAAACGTGTCGGTTACTAACGCTACTCGCAATTATCATCCATTAATTTGTTGGTATTGTATGAGGTGTCAAGTTTTTAGGTTTGTGTCTTGTCATTTGACCTccactgccacctactggcctCATTTCATGCTGCACCTTAGGGCGATGTTTATATCTGAAGACTACCATCACATCACCTGCTGTCACATcgattatgtaacatttaataCCTCATGGTGATTTTAGCACAGCCCTCGTATCCACAGGTTTTGGGTTCTTGACATTTGAGTCGATGCAGATATTAGCACTGGTGCTTTGAGTTTGCTGTTGGCTACTTTACTCtgcaataacacatttgtaGATACATGTGTgagaaaagtacattttcttAAGTTTAACTCTGAGAAAATGAAGTGAGGCAAACAGAAAACTTTCTTGTGCATCACTAATCTGCAATAATCCAAGAATGACAATTTGTTTGGCACCATGTAAAGAATCGGTTCCCAACCCAAGCTCTGAATGTTGCTGGTATCTGCTGCCTGTGCATGACACTAAAATAAACTGTGTCTCTCTTTTTAGGAGAATGGTCATGTCAAAGTGAACGGGGAcgcttctcctgctgcagccgAGAACGGCAAAGAGGAGGTGCAGGCCAACGGcagcgccgccgccgccgagGAGAGCCCCAAGGAAGAGGCAGAGAAGGTGGAGGCTGAGGCTGCCCCCGCCGAGGCAGAGGCTGCCGAAGGAGAGAAGGCAGAGGCTGCatctcctgctcctgctgagGGAGAGGCAGCAAAGGCGGAGGACAGCGCCACACCTTCTACCAGCAACGAGACccccaagaagaagaagaagaggttcTCCTTCAAGAAGTCCTTCAAGCTTAGCGGGTTTTCATTCAAGAAGACCAAGAAGGAGACGGGAGATGGGGCGGAGAACACCGAGGAGGCAGCCGCTGCTGCTACTGAGGCGGCACCCACAGAGGAGGCCAAGGCCGAGGGCACAGAGGAAGCAGCTGCCAGCGAGGAGGCCAAACCTGCTGAGGCAGAGGCAGCGGCACCTGCTGTGGAGCAGGCCAAGGAGGAAGTAGAGGCCAAGCCAGAGgaggcagcggcagcagcagcagtggaggagaAACCTGCCGAGGAGGCTAAGGAGTccacacctgcagaggagcCAAAGGTGGAGGAGAAGCCGGCCGAGCCCAAAGTGGAAGAGGCGCCAAAAACAGAGGAGGCGGCGGCCCCGGCCTCACAGGAAGCGGTGTCAGCCGAGGCTCCAGCGGCCGCAGCTGCAGAGGCTGCAGAATAAAcctgaagagaaaaagaaaagagaaattttaaaggaggggaaaaaaaaagataatcaaaGAACTTTTCCCTGCTTGTGTGTGGGAGCAATGCCAGAGTCTGGCTTTTGAAGAACTTGTTGACAAGCAGGgatattttaaagctttttctttattttatttttaaaaaatgtttctggTTCCCATTTCCCCCTCGACACAAAACCCATCTCAGTCCATTGTTACTTCCATTCCAACGGGCTCAGAAGGCGGGTGGCTTCAACACGTCCCACCAACACCATCCACACTCTGCCACATCTTTCTTTCATCAGtattacgttttttttttcattattgaatttttatacaaaatgtaaacaaaaagatGGTCATGGACATGCCCATTGTatgaaggaggagggggcggagctgtAAAGAAAGGGGGGTGGGGTGAGTTCAGGGAGGGAGGAGCCtatattttaaaagctgaaatagCGACGAGACCAACAAATACATGCGGTTTTTACAAACACTACGTCATTCATTCCCACAACACGACGAGACGCCAGTCCCAGATCCTTTAGCTATTTTTTTAGGACGCCATATAAACTCATAGgagcttttttttcacttctcaTTAGCTGTTGCCAGTCAGTGATTCAGTAGAAATACGAGTTGTATAggcttttattgtttgttgttggttttacGATCTTAttattgaaaagaaaatgtaagtAATGTATAGGCGGGGTGTTTTTAACTGTGATTATTGTACAAAATGAAATCCAGAGCTC encodes:
- the LOC122762297 gene encoding myristoylated alanine-rich C-kinase substrate-like, with amino-acid sequence MGAQLSKAPGKAETAAEKPGEAVASPAKTNGQENGHVKVNGDASPAAAENGKEEVQANGSAAAAEESPKEEAEKVEAEAAPAEAEAAEGEKAEAASPAPAEGEAAKAEDSATPSTSNETPKKKKKRFSFKKSFKLSGFSFKKTKKETGDGAENTEEAAAAATEAAPTEEAKAEGTEEAAASEEAKPAEAEAAAPAVEQAKEEVEAKPEEAAAAAAVEEKPAEEAKESTPAEEPKVEEKPAEPKVEEAPKTEEAAAPASQEAVSAEAPAAAAAEAAE